CTTGGGCAACGATGGATGGCTTTATACACTGGCCACAAAAATCATTCCGGGTGCCGGACTGGTGCGTTATCCGGTCAAGTTCACCATTCTGACCACGCTACTGCTGCCGTTGCTGGCCGCGTTCGCCATTCGGTTTTTCGAGACGACCACTCTGGCCGCTCCGAAAAAGGTCCGGCGCATCCTGTTCGGGACCACGCTGGCCGGACTGGCACTGATGGCTGGCTGGCTCGGGATCATGCGCCTCAGCCCGTTGCCATTCGATGACTGGCCAGCCACGGTGAATAACGCTTTTCAGCGCGCGGCGTGGTGGGGAGTCTTGATGCTTCTGACGCATTTTGCCCTGGCTGCGCGAGAAACAATCAAGCGTGTTCTGCTTGGTCTGCTGGTCCTGCTCGCGCTCTGGCTGGACCTTGTGACGCATGCTCCGCAGCTCGTCCTGACTGCCAATCCTGCCGTATTGCAAAGCGATTTGCCCCGCAAACCCGGTGATCCGAGCCCGAAACTGGGTGAATCGCGTCTGATGCTCAGCCGCTCCGCCAAGCAATTCTTTTATACCGCCATGATTTCTGATCCCGGCAACGACTTTCTGGGCAAGCGCATCGCGGGCTTTGCCGATGCCAACCTGCTGGATCACTTGCCCAAGGTGGATGGTTTCTATTCCTTGTATCCACGTGCCCATTACGACCTAATCATTGCCCTCTACGCCCGAACGAACGAACCGCCTGAGGCGCTGGTGGATTTTCTCGGTGCGACACATGTCTCAGCGTCGAACGATGTGTTCGGGTGGACCCAACGCGGTACGAATCTTTCCTGGATCAGCATTGGCCGACAGCCGGAATACCTGGCGGGAGAGGCAATTAAAAGGCGGATTGCCGGGGAAACCTTCGATTTCACCAGGCAAGTGGTGTTGCCCATCGAGGCTGGACCAGGAGCGCCAATCTCCGATGCTGCGCGCGCCCAGGCTACCCTTCGCCAATGCACGCCGCAGGAATTGCGCATCACGACCACCAGTGATGCCCCCGCGTGGCTGGTTGTGGCGCAGACGTTTACACCGGCGTGGCACTGTTATGTTAACGGAACGCCCGTAAAAATATGGCCGGCCAACCACGCTTTCCAGTCGGTACAAGTGCCGGCGGGGAAATCCGAGGTGCGGCTGGTTTATGAAGACCACGCGTTCCGCTGGGGCGTCGGCATCAGCCTGGGGACGATCATCCTGATGGTATTATGGTTTCTCCCAACTGTAGCGAGTGTTCGGCCCACGCGGCTTCCGCCAAGCTGATTCCAAATCGCCATCAAGATGAGGCTAATTGGAATGATCAGGGTTGCACGGTGCGGTACCAGGCACTTCCCGAAGGTGGGTTGGTATCCACCAAGGTGATGACGCCATGACTGGGCACAGTGTTCGTCTGGAGGGTTATCCACGCCTGTAAATCGGTGGTACACTGGAAGAGGACGGTACGTCCCGGAATACCCGCGAAGGTCACCGTGACCACTCCATTGGATAGGACTGGAGTGGTCACTTCGTTGGCAAAGGCCGCAGTATTCGTCAATACGGTCACGTACACTAGCGCGCCTGCGATGCCGCCCCGGCCATCTGATATCGTGTAACTGAAGCGATCCCCACCGGAATAATTGGAGACCGGAGTGTAATAGACCATTCCTCCCGCCAACGAAACGCCCCCACCGTTCGTGCTGACCGGACTCACTGAGGTCAGGGTCAAAATATCTCCATCCGCATCGGAATCGTTGGCGAGGAGCTTGTACGCGGGGATAGAAAGGGTCTGGTTACGGCTAACCGTGACCGAATCGTTCGAGGCAACCGGCAGCCGATTGACAGTTAGCATGGCGACCGCACTGGTTGCACAGCCCGCCGCGTTCGATGCCACCATCGCATACCCGCCGGACTGCGCGAATGTGACATTCGACAATACCAGTGACGTGCCGGTCTGGTCGGGCAGAGGTTGGTTGGTCTGGAAGAACCATTGGCAGGCGGCTATGCCGCAGACATTGCTGGCGTTGGCGGTCAACAAGGCATTACTCCCTTCGTTTACGAGGAGGTTTAACGGTGATTGCACAATCACCGGGGGCGGATTGGAGACGGTCAGTTGGATCACGGCGCTGGTCGCCAGCCCGTAGCGATTGGACGCGATAACATAATAGGAACCAGCATCCGCACAAAATGCGGCGCTTAGGAATAACGATGCATTGGTTTGGGAGTTCAATCGGTTCTGATTAAAGAACCATTGGTACGCCATCGGATCGCTGCCGCTAACGGTTGGTGCCAGTATAAGTGGGGTTCCAGCCGTCACGGATCGGTTGCTAGAGGGAATCGTGAGATACGGCGCGCCTTGCACGGTCAGCACCCCGCTACTCCCTAACTGCGAGGTGTCCCAGAACAAAGCCGGTTCGAGCGGGGGAAGGTTGGTTGCCGTAAACGTGCCGAAATACTCACCAGCTTCAAAGAGTCGGATGCTGTCACCCGCCTGCAACGGTTCACCGACATTGGTCACGGTCAACGTGCCACCATAAGTCACTGTACTCATGCCCGCCACACCGTCATTGGCCAACGCGCCACCAGTACGGCGAACCTTGATCATGCTGGCACCTTGGAGACTCAGCGTATTGTAAACGAATAGCGGTCCGACATTTGTGCCCGAGTCAAATCGGCCATCGCTCTGGATGGCAACCGGAGCATAGATAAATCCCATGCCACCCAGCGCTCCGGCCATAACCGTAACGCCGCTGGCTTGCAATGATCCATTTACCAGCAGCATGCCGTTGCTGACGGTCACGCCATCCACGTTATTATTGCCACCCATGGTGAATTGACCAGAACCGGTCTTTACGACTGCCAGGCTGGATGCATTGTGGCGGGTGATGGGGCCATTGAAAGCGCTGTCGGTGTTGCGCGCGCCAATTTCAACGGTTTGCGCGACGCCGTTATAACCGCGAACACTTGAGGCAGCGTCGCCGCGCAATTCACCGAGGCAATACCAACCGGGCGAATCGAAACCAATGCGATTGGTCCCGGCATCCCAAACCGCGAGTGCACTGGAAGATTCCGGAAATACCAGGCGCAGGTCGCCGCTCAGGAGACTTATGGTGCCGGCAAATTCGTGATTATCCCCTTGCAGCCAGGCCTGCACTACGCTGCCCACGCGCAAAGTACCGCTGCCGGATACGTTGCCGTCCCAGAAATTGACTCCTGAATCGTTGGTAATCGCGGCCACGGCATTCTCTGGCACCATCAGATCGTTGGTCAGATGCAGCCCGCCAGCGACTTGCAGGATGCCCCCTTGCAAGATCACGGGGCCGCTGCCCACCGCACCTGCATCGTTTGCAATCAGCGTGCCGCTTTGCAGCCGGGTGCCGCCGTTATAGTCGTGGGCACCATTCAAAAGCAGAACCCCCGTGCCGCTTTTGCTCAGCCAGGTGCTGCCGCTTAGTCTGCCTGGACCGCTGAATATGTAGGGGAGTGTAGAGTTGCTGACGGTAATGCCCGCTGGTGCCACGTTGGTGGCCAGGTTGACCCCTGAAAGGGTGGCCGAATCGTCAAACCAAACTGCATCGCCGGGGTTATTTGTTTGTTGGTAGGCGGTGGGCAGACCGGAACCGCTGTCCAGCCAGTTGGCGGTTCCAATATCCCAATTATTATTAATCCGTCCCGCCCATTTGGGTACGCTGGCGTTGGTTACGACCAAGAGGATGGTATGGGTATTGGTGTCATGATCCAAGCCCGCAGCGAGCACGCGAGCTGGCAGCGCACCCAGTTTGAAGCCAGCTAAACCGGCACCGGTGAGGACACCGTAACGTATCAATGGATAACGCCCCGGACGCAATCCGCCGCTAAGAACGTGAATGGTATTGGTGCCCTGCACTGAGAGTGTCCCGGTAATCTGCATGGCGGGTTGGTTGGTATCGCCGAGGAAATTAAACTCTAATGCGGTAGCGGCGGCGACATTGGTACCCAGCACTAAATTGGTAGCGGTGAAGGAGATGCCAGGCACAACCGCAGACAATCCAAAAACGGCCCCGTGATTGACCAGGATACCGCTAGTCGCTTTGGTGGTTGGTGCCACCAGCAGGCGCCCGCCATTTACCACCGTCGTGCCGCGATAGGTATTGACGGCGGGTAATATCAGCGTGCCCAAACCGGTCTTGGTCAAACCACCGGTTCCGGCTGCCAATAACGGTTGAGCTATGGTAATATCATAGCCGGCACTGTCAATGATGGCCCCACCGTCCCGCACGTAGGCAGCCGTGAGCCCTTGCATGAAGGTGGCAGTGGAGACTCTGGCACGCAACATGCCACCGTTAAAATACATCAGCCCTTGTTGGCCGAAGCCAGTGGCAGACTGTTGAATCTGGTTGACCACCAGCACGCCGCCATCCAGGTTGACGGTTCCAACGCTATAATAACCACCAACATAATTAAGATCAACCCATGGCAAGGTTGCCAGGGCGGTGTCGCGCACTGAAAACGTGGCCGCCGGACTAAAAAAATCACCCAGCAATTTCAGACCGCCGGTTGCGGAATACGCTGCATTATTTCGTAACTCCACGGCGGCCCAACCATCAGTGCCCACCGTGTCACCGTTCGGGGCGCTGCTGCTGACGCTGGTACCATCGAATGCCAACTTACCGCTATTTACCCCAAATCCTGTCCCGGCAGCGAAGTTCACCGGAGCTTTAATTACCAAGGTGCCACTCCGATCAATTCCACTGCTGCGCAAACGCAACTGGCCAGTGCTTGCAATTGTCAGTGGTCCATTCCAGTTAGCTGTGCCTACCGGCACATCCAGATTTTCACTCGTCGAATTAAGGAACAAGGCGTTGCTCGTGGAAAATCCGTCCAGCATGGTCAAGGAGCCGCCCCAGACATTGATAGTGCTGGCCCCCAGATTGCCACTATTGGCGACCTGCAACACACCAGCCAATAATGCCACCCCACCGCTGAAGGTTGAAGGCGTTGTCCCGTTCAACGACAACGTGCCGGAGCCAGCCTTTACCAGTCCCACGGATGACATCCCATCATGGATGGCACCACTGTAGAGGGTGCTGGAACCATACGTGCCATTGGTGAGGAAACAGGGCAGGGCAGCGCTATTGGAGATCATGCCGGAGCCCGATAGCAATTCAAACATCGCATTGCGCCCGTTAAGGTCCAGGGTGCCGTTGAGGTTGGTCACGCCGCAATTAAGGTTGGTGTCAATGAGCATGAAATGGTTTGCGGCTCCGGCCAGACGCACTGTGGCAGCAAGACTTACGCCAGCGATGCCAGAAACAGAGTGAGTGACAGGGTCCGATTTATCCAGCACGGTGATACCCTGAATTACGTTGAACCAGAGATTGGTGTTATCTTTGCCGGTGCTGCCACTCAGGTAGAGTGTGCCTGAGCCGGTTTTGCTCACGGTGGAAGTTGGATTGCCGTTAAAGGAGCCTTGTAAAGTCAAATTGCCGGATGGTAAATCAATGGTGCCGCCAGTAGCATTGGTGAATGCGCGTGCGGTGGTAGCGGCGGCACCGGTATAGCGCAACGTTCCACCGCTGAACGTAATAGTGCCACTCAAGCCGATGCCGCTGGCGACGCTGTCCGCCAAGGTATCCACGCTTAAAATACCGTTTGAGATGACTGTGCCACCAGTATAGTTATTGGTGTAACTTAGCACCAGGGTGCCACCGCCGGATTTGATGAAAGCTCCGGTGCCGCGGATGATGCCAGCATACGTCGAGGTGGCATCGTTGGCAATTTCAAAACCACCGTTACCTTGCAAGTAGGCATGGCGATTGGAATTTACATCGAAGGTGCCTCCCATTGCCAGTGTGCCGCCATTGAACCACAGGTTGGTGCGCGCGCTGCCTGGCACTACTCCTAGTTGAGCGTCTTGCTGAATCAGCACCCGTCCACCGTTGAAAACGTTGGTACCACTGTAGGTGTTGTTGCCGAACAAAGACAAGGTTCCGGCCCCGTTTTTAACCACCATGGAAGTACCGATTAAAGAGTTTGTTACAAGCAAATTAGCCAGCGGATCCACAACGTTAAACAGGTAGTTACCACTTCCCAAAGTTCCCAGAAAATGGCCATCCAACCGGATTTGATTGGTGCCAAAGGTTTGTAGCGTTCCACCAGCCAAACTGATGGCATTGCCGTCGCCGCCCAAACTGGCTTCGGATGCAAAGGCGACCGCCCCATTGCTGACCACGATACCGCCTTTGAGGCTGTTCGTTCCCGCCAGCGTAAGCGTGCCCGTCCCCATTTTTACCAGCTTGAGGTCGCCCCCGCCGAATGTGTTGCCAATCAGCGTACCGGCAAAGTAGTTGGATCCGTTACTCTCACCGAGCGTTAAGGTGCTGAGGGAACCAGTAAGTCCATTGGTGACCATTCCGAAGCCGTTGAGAATGTCAAAGCCTTCGTTAAATCCGGCCAGATCAAAGATGCCGTTGGTGTTGAGAAAAACCATATTACTCGTGGCAATCTGGTCAGCCTGGGCGCCAAGGCACAAGGTGCCGTTGTTAATGACGTTACTGAACGTGCCATACCCGCCGCTCAGGGCGCGCACGTTAGCCACGTTGGGCTTGGCCAGCACTAGTGTGCCATTCTGGACCGTGGCGAATGTGTAGGCGTTATCGGTGCTACCCGTCAAAATCGTGGTGCCTGGTCCGGTTAACACCAAGTTGGGGCGGGCGGTGGCACTGCCATAGATATTGGTATTCAAGGTGTACGTCCCGCTGCGGTTGATGACGAGGGCGGTGTTGGAAATCGTGACGGAGATTGCTGCTGGTCCCAAAGTGCCATCGGTACCACCCGTACCGATTTGAAGGGTGCCGCCATTCAGCGTGGTCAGACCGCTATTCGTGTTATTGCCAGTCAGTGCCAGGGTGCCATTTCCGGTCTTGGTCAAAGCCAGCATACCACTCGAATTTTGAATGATGCCGGCAAAAAGATTGGTGACGCTCACCGTCGTGAGCGTCAGGATATTGGTACCAGTGCCAATGGTGGTATCCACAATGCCGGTGCCGGAAAGGTTATTAAGGGTGGCATTGTAACCACCCAGATCCAGCGTTCCATTTACTGTGACACCACCTTGGGTTGGGTCACTTGGAATGGCATTGGTCGCCGCCACGCGCAAGGTGCCAGATTGAATAATGGTTGTCCCGGTATAATCATTACTGGTGGTGGCCAGGATCAGCGTGCCGGGACCAGATTTGGTCAGGATGGTGCTTCCGGTTAGCTTTCCGGGGCCGGTGAAAACATAATCTACGTTGGTGTTATTGATGGTCACTTGGGCCGGGGAAACATTGGTGGTTAAAATAACGTTGGTTGTGCCGGTGAGTGAATCGTCAAACAGCACGGCTTCACCCGGTTGCCATAGTTCGGGATAAACGGTGGAAACGCCATTCGTTTTCCAATTGGCGGTGCCAGCGATATCCCAGTTGCCATTCGGATTGCCGTTCCATTTTAGGTAATCATCTTGGGTTGGCACTTTGGTGATGAGCAGATCAATGGACTGGTTCGTCACGTTATCAACCAGGGTGGCGTTGTAACCGCGTGGCATTCTGCCGAGTGCATACGTCCCATTGCCTGCGCGCAGACCATATTGGATCAGGGGGAATTGCCCGGTGGAAAGGTTGCCGGCATCCACATTGATCCACAAGGTGCCCAGATTGGTCAGCGCATTGGTGATGACCAAGGGCGCAACGGGGCGATTCCCAAAGGTGCCCAAAGCGAACTCATTGGTGGCGTTCCCCGCCGTTCGCAGGCTTAAATTGGAAATAGTGATGCTGTCAGAAGCAGTGAGCGATTGAAATATAAATGTTCCACCAGGACTCACAAAATAGCTACCCCGGCTGGCCGACCATCGGGTAACGGCCAGCCGACCGCCGGTGGCTGAAAAATCACCAATGCAGAGATTGGTCCCGGCAAGGAACAGGGTGCCGCTGGCTACCGAAATTTTTACGGAGCGCGCCACATCGCGGACGGTTCCTGAAAATACGGAAATATTGGTGCCGCCGACAAAGGTCAGTTGTGAATCCGTGGTCGTGGTTTGGTTGCTATTGGCAATAATACATAAGCCATTGGAGCCTGGCGCCAGAGCCAATCCGGGTACCGTCAGCGAATAGCCATTCATGTCGAGCACCCCGGCGCTTCCGGTCCCCTGACCAAAAATGAGTGCATTCGTCTTGGTGAAAACCTGGTTCGCATTCAAACGCAAAGTCCCGTCACATATCTGCACCAGTCCGGTAGTATTTATGGTTGAATACAGCGCCCACACACTGGCATCCATTTTCTTCAATGAAGTGTTGGCTATGTTAACGGTCCCGCGCAACTCACCATATTTTGCGCCGCGCAAAAACAAGTTACTGCAGGCGCCATTGATTTGCCCGTTGATGGTCAATTGCGAACTTTCAGCATACAACTGGCAGATATCATTTCCAGAAAGGTTGATCGTGCCGCCCCAAGTGTTGGTGCTGGTCCTGCCATACAGGCTGGATCGGTAACCGACACCGTTTTGGTTGGTGGAACTCAAGTAAAGGGCCACGCCCGACGGAATGGAGATATAATTGTCTAGTTGAATACTAGTTCCAATCATGCTTGCGTCGTTGGTGTTGAACTCCAAGCGGACACTGCCGGAACTGCCGAAGGCATTGTTGGTACGCCCAATGATGGCTCCCATCCGATTGGTTACCGCATTCAGAGCATTGGAACTGCATAATGCCACCGCAGCGGTCCCGCTATCACCAATCCCTTTGGTGAACGAGGCGACCATGATTCGACCATTGATGAGGTTGGTGCTCGAACCGTTGGCAACGAAGGTCAGATGCCTGGAACTGTTAGTGATATCTCCGTTCAGATACAGCATTGAGGCGGCATCAACCCAGATGGTGGCATTTGAACCCAGCAGGATATTGGCCGCGTTGGTAATCGTGGAAGCGTTGCCGATATGCAACGCGCCGCCATTGACTCCGGTGCCGGAAAGCGTCAAAGGTTCCAATGACAACCACCGGTTTAGTGCGTAGTACAATTCACCGCCATTGGTGACGATGGTGCCGCTGTTGGTCAATCCCAAGGCGTTGGTATGCCCAACTTGCAATACCCCGCCGCTTACGGTAATCACCCCATCATACGCGGCGTTACTGGCATTCAGCACCAGCGTGCCGGGACCGTTTTTGGTCAGGTTGCAATTACTACCCAGGGTCTGTAATAGACCGTTGAGGTGCAGTATGGAGTTGGAATCAGCCTGAATTGTTGCGCTGGCGGCCAAGGTTAAAGCGCCTAGATTGGTCACCACGGCGCTGTCCGCCACGCGCAACACGCCGCCGCCCACGGTCAACGGTTCGGCCAGCAACAGACGGTTGGAGGCCAGACAAAGTTCACCGGAATTGGTGACGATGGTGCCGCCAATGGCATTACCCAAGGCATTGCTGTGGCCCACCTGCAAACTACCGCCAGTCACCGAGATATTGCCGTTATAGGCACTGTTGTCAGCAGTCAGAACCAGGGTGCCACTGGTTACAGCCAGGTTCACTCTTCGCGCGGAATCCCGGATGGTGCCAGCATACACGGCGTTGTTGGTGCCGCCCGCATATGTCAGGATACTATCCAGAGTAGGACTGCCATTGGTGATGTAACAAGCGCCCGTAGTACCCGGGGCAAGTTCCAGATCGGACACGGTCTGGGCAAAACCGTTCAGGTCCAGAATGCCGACAGTGGCGTTGCTGTACCCCAACATGACCGCATTGCCAGTCATCAGCGCCTGATTGGTGCCCAACCGCAACGTTCCCTCGCCGATTTGCACCATCCCCATTGTGTGGTTGTTCGTGAAAAGCGTCCAAGTGCCTGGGTCCACTTTCTTGAGGGGGGTAACGTTAATGTTAATCGGCCCCCACAGTTCACCACTGCCGTTGCCGCGCACGAACAAAGTACCGCAGGATCCGCTCACGGCACTGTTGAGCACCAAACCCCCGGAGGCGTTGCCGTAGAGTTGGCACCCCCCATCACCGGAAAGGGTAATGGGGCCATTCCAGATATTGTTGCCGTTGGTGGAAAATAGACTGCTGCGCAAACTGCCGCTGGAACTTAAGGCCAGGGAGACTGTGCTGGGAATGGTTACGGTATTTTCCAATTGAATACGTGTACCGGTATAGCTGGCATCATTGCTTGAACAGTTCGCATAGACGGCACTGGTGTTGCCCAACGCGTAATTATGGCGCACTACGAGTCCCCCAAGGGAGTTGGTTACCCGGCTCAGGGAATTGGAGGCGGCCAGAATAACCGTCGCACCCGCCGTGTTATCCCCAGGTCCTTTGGTCAGTGATTGAGCGTTGATTTTGCCATTGAATGTACTCGTGAAAGCGCCCGCCTGTTGCAGGGTGAGTTGATAGCTGGGACCAGTCAGATCACCGTTCTGTTGCAGCCAGGAGCCGGAATCCATTTTGATGGCGGTATCACCCGAGAGCGTAATCGCCCCTTGATTGGTGACGCCCGAGTTGCTGCCAATGCGCAAGGCCCCGCCATTGATGCCGGAGCCGGATAAAACCAGCGGTTCAACCATCACCATGCCATTGGTGGCATAATATAATTCGGCTCCGTTTGAGACTGTGGTATTGCCTGCGGCTGTTCCCAACGCATTACTGTGCCCGATTTGCAATTGTCCTTGCGCCACGGTCATGGTTCCTGCATACGTCGCATTATTGGCATTTAACACTAATAAGCCCGATCCGGTTTTCTTCAAGCTACGTGCCCCGCCATTTTCAGTTACCCAGTTATTGATAAAGATATTGGCTCCCGCAGCCACGCCGATGTCTCCGCTGCCAGCCAGCACATTTGTCATGTCATAGACACCGTTCAAGACTTTGGTTGTCAAGGTCAGGGTGCGACCACTGACAGCATTGGTCAGCAAGACCCCATCGATGCCATATAAACTCAAATTCCCACCTGCGCCGGTGGAGGCATTGCCGATGGTGCGGTCCACAGTGGAACCGGGGGCCAGGAAAATCTGTCCCACATTTTGGTTGCTAAAGCTGAAGCGTATCCCAACGAGGTTGGAAAATCCACCGGCTCCAAAGAGGGCGGTGTCTCCTGCCAAGGGCACCCCGCCATTGTTGTTGGTCCAGTTGCCGCCGAAGACCCAGAGATTACTCATCTGGTTCGCACTGCCGCTCCAACCATAAATTGTGCCCGTACTTCGGCAGGGTATCAGCGCCCACATCAAAAGGAATACCAGACACATGGCGGTGGCACGCCAATACGACCGGTAAGGTCCAGGATGCGCCTTTATTATCGTGTACAAACTTTTATTCATTTCGTTACATGTATCGTGATCGGATTATTCAGCCCGAATGCGATAGAACCGCTTGGCTCCCACCGCGTTGGTGTCGGTCAGTAATTGTGTCGAGCCATCGCCCGTGGCTGGGTGGATCACCGACCAATGGTCATCTGTCAAAGTATCCTTGTATTCCAAGGTGTAGGTTCGTCCCAGCTCCGTCTCAATCTTCATGTGAAAGAGGTGGTTGGTGGGAGCGGGACTTTGCATTTGCACTTGGATGGGACCAAACCCAACCTGATCCAACCATCCCGCGTTGGCACCGGCAACCGTGCCATCCAAGTTAGTATAACTCCACCGGAGGGTTTGCGAGCCGGACGGGATCAGGAAGTTTCGTTTGAACCAATTCACTTCACCAGAAATGGATTCTTGCGCCACGCCGGAATATGCAAATGTGAAAATGCCCTGGTTGGTGGCGGACGAAACCTTCCACCAGAAGGTCACCAACCCCGGTCCTGTCACGGTGGTTTCCAAGATAGAGGCTTGTTGTGCCAGAGTTGCGCCACTTCTGGCGGCTTCGTTCGCATCATGGGCAATATTGGTCACTAGAAACCACGGTGTTTGCCCACTGTTATTCCATGTCAGATTAGTATTGTTCAAAGCCACGCCAAAGGTGGAAATTCGTAATTGAGCCACGCTGCTTGTAGCTTGCCCGACGCTGTTACTGGCAACGATAAAATATCCGCCACTGTCCGATAGTTGCAAATTCGACAGGCACAGTGTGTTGCTCGTAGAGCCAGTTAACAGGGTGGCTGGGGCGCGATACCATCGGTAGCTTAACGGTTCCGCGCCGATAATGGTTGTGGTTAAGGTCACCAGTACGCCAGCATTGGT
This genomic window from Verrucomicrobiota bacterium contains:
- a CDS encoding autotransporter-associated beta strand repeat-containing protein, translated to MSNLWVFGGNWTNNNGGVPLAGDTALFGAGGFSNLVGIRFSFSNQNVGQIFLAPGSTVDRTIGNASTGAGGNLSLYGIDGVLLTNAVSGRTLTLTTKVLNGVYDMTNVLAGSGDIGVAAGANIFINNWVTENGGARSLKKTGSGLLVLNANNATYAGTMTVAQGQLQIGHSNALGTAAGNTTVSNGAELYYATNGMVMVEPLVLSGSGINGGALRIGSNSGVTNQGAITLSGDTAIKMDSGSWLQQNGDLTGPSYQLTLQQAGAFTSTFNGKINAQSLTKGPGDNTAGATVILAASNSLSRVTNSLGGLVVRHNYALGNTSAVYANCSSNDASYTGTRIQLENTVTIPSTVSLALSSSGSLRSSLFSTNGNNIWNGPITLSGDGGCQLYGNASGGLVLNSAVSGSCGTLFVRGNGSGELWGPININVTPLKKVDPGTWTLFTNNHTMGMVQIGEGTLRLGTNQALMTGNAVMLGYSNATVGILDLNGFAQTVSDLELAPGTTGACYITNGSPTLDSILTYAGGTNNAVYAGTIRDSARRVNLAVTSGTLVLTADNSAYNGNISVTGGSLQVGHSNALGNAIGGTIVTNSGELCLASNRLLLAEPLTVGGGVLRVADSAVVTNLGALTLAASATIQADSNSILHLNGLLQTLGSNCNLTKNGPGTLVLNASNAAYDGVITVSGGVLQVGHTNALGLTNSGTIVTNGGELYYALNRWLSLEPLTLSGTGVNGGALHIGNASTITNAANILLGSNATIWVDAASMLYLNGDITNSSRHLTFVANGSSTNLINGRIMVASFTKGIGDSGTAAVALCSSNALNAVTNRMGAIIGRTNNAFGSSGSVRLEFNTNDASMIGTSIQLDNYISIPSGVALYLSSTNQNGVGYRSSLYGRTSTNTWGGTINLSGNDICQLYAESSQLTINGQINGACSNLFLRGAKYGELRGTVNIANTSLKKMDASVWALYSTINTTGLVQICDGTLRLNANQVFTKTNALIFGQGTGSAGVLDMNGYSLTVPGLALAPGSNGLCIIANSNQTTTTDSQLTFVGGTNISVFSGTVRDVARSVKISVASGTLFLAGTNLCIGDFSATGGRLAVTRWSASRGSYFVSPGGTFIFQSLTASDSITISNLSLRTAGNATNEFALGTFGNRPVAPLVITNALTNLGTLWINVDAGNLSTGQFPLIQYGLRAGNGTYALGRMPRGYNATLVDNVTNQSIDLLITKVPTQDDYLKWNGNPNGNWDIAGTANWKTNGVSTVYPELWQPGEAVLFDDSLTGTTNVILTTNVSPAQVTINNTNVDYVFTGPGKLTGSTILTKSGPGTLILATTSNDYTGTTIIQSGTLRVAATNAIPSDPTQGGVTVNGTLDLGGYNATLNNLSGTGIVDTTIGTGTNILTLTTVSVTNLFAGIIQNSSGMLALTKTGNGTLALTGNNTNSGLTTLNGGTLQIGTGGTDGTLGPAAISVTISNTALVINRSGTYTLNTNIYGSATARPNLVLTGPGTTILTGSTDNAYTFATVQNGTLVLAKPNVANVRALSGGYGTFSNVINNGTLCLGAQADQIATSNMVFLNTNGIFDLAGFNEGFDILNGFGMVTNGLTGSLSTLTLGESNGSNYFAGTLIGNTFGGGDLKLVKMGTGTLTLAGTNSLKGGIVVSNGAVAFASEASLGGDGNAISLAGGTLQTFGTNQIRLDGHFLGTLGSGNYLFNVVDPLANLLVTNSLIGTSMVVKNGAGTLSLFGNNTYSGTNVFNGGRVLIQQDAQLGVVPGSARTNLWFNGGTLAMGGTFDVNSNRHAYLQGNGGFEIANDATSTYAGIIRGTGAFIKSGGGTLVLSYTNNYTGGTVISNGILSVDTLADSVASGIGLSGTITFSGGTLRYTGAAATTARAFTNATGGTIDLPSGNLTLQGSFNGNPTSTVSKTGSGTLYLSGSTGKDNTNLWFNVIQGITVLDKSDPVTHSVSGIAGVSLAATVRLAGAANHFMLIDTNLNCGVTNLNGTLDLNGRNAMFELLSGSGMISNSAALPCFLTNGTYGSSTLYSGAIHDGMSSVGLVKAGSGTLSLNGTTPSTFSGGVALLAGVLQVANSGNLGASTINVWGGSLTMLDGFSTSNALFLNSTSENLDVPVGTANWNGPLTIASTGQLRLRSSGIDRSGTLVIKAPVNFAAGTGFGVNSGKLAFDGTSVSSSAPNGDTVGTDGWAAVELRNNAAYSATGGLKLLGDFFSPAATFSVRDTALATLPWVDLNYVGGYYSVGTVNLDGGVLVVNQIQQSATGFGQQGLMYFNGGMLRARVSTATFMQGLTAAYVRDGGAIIDSAGYDITIAQPLLAAGTGGLTKTGLGTLILPAVNTYRGTTVVNGGRLLVAPTTKATSGILVNHGAVFGLSAVVPGISFTATNLVLGTNVAAATALEFNFLGDTNQPAMQITGTLSVQGTNTIHVLSGGLRPGRYPLIRYGVLTGAGLAGFKLGALPARVLAAGLDHDTNTHTILLVVTNASVPKWAGRINNNWDIGTANWLDSGSGLPTAYQQTNNPGDAVWFDDSATLSGVNLATNVAPAGITVSNSTLPYIFSGPGRLSGSTWLSKSGTGVLLLNGAHDYNGGTRLQSGTLIANDAGAVGSGPVILQGGILQVAGGLHLTNDLMVPENAVAAITNDSGVNFWDGNVSGSGTLRVGSVVQAWLQGDNHEFAGTISLLSGDLRLVFPESSSALAVWDAGTNRIGFDSPGWYCLGELRGDAASSVRGYNGVAQTVEIGARNTDSAFNGPITRHNASSLAVVKTGSGQFTMGGNNNVDGVTVSNGMLLVNGSLQASGVTVMAGALGGMGFIYAPVAIQSDGRFDSGTNVGPLFVYNTLSLQGASMIKVRRTGGALANDGVAGMSTVTYGGTLTVTNVGEPLQAGDSIRLFEAGEYFGTFTATNLPPLEPALFWDTSQLGSSGVLTVQGAPYLTIPSSNRSVTAGTPLILAPTVSGSDPMAYQWFFNQNRLNSQTNASLFLSAAFCADAGSYYVIASNRYGLATSAVIQLTVSNPPPVIVQSPLNLLVNEGSNALLTANASNVCGIAACQWFFQTNQPLPDQTGTSLVLSNVTFAQSGGYAMVASNAAGCATSAVAMLTVNRLPVASNDSVTVSRNQTLSIPAYKLLANDSDADGDILTLTSVSPVSTNGGGVSLAGGMVYYTPVSNYSGGDRFSYTISDGRGGIAGALVYVTVLTNTAAFANEVTTPVLSNGVVTVTFAGIPGRTVLFQCTTDLQAWITLQTNTVPSHGVITLVDTNPPSGSAWYRTVQP